A part of Streptomyces sp. NBC_01451 genomic DNA contains:
- a CDS encoding lipid-transfer protein, translating into MTGEVAVLGVGMHPWGKWGQSFTEYGSAAARAALADAGVDWRDVDSVVGADTVRGGYPGYVAGATFAKALGWQGARVTSVYAACASGAQAIAVARAQILAGLAEVVLVVGADSAPKGFFRPAGGDRADDPDWLRFRVLGATNPTYFGLYARRRMAVHGDTLEDFAQVKVKNAALGALNPNARYRKRVTADEVAASAVVADPLRLLDICATSDGGAALVLTGMEFARRHGVAEPVRIRAVSTVTPRYPTTVLDLPDIATDSATAVEPTDGTFRASIARAAYEEAGIGPEDLSLAEVYDLSTALELQWYEDLGLCGEGEAAKLLREGATALGGRIPVNTSGGLGSFGEAVPAQAIAQVCELTWQLRGDSGDRQVVGARVGITANQGLFGHGSSVIAVR; encoded by the coding sequence ATGACCGGAGAGGTGGCGGTGCTCGGCGTGGGCATGCACCCCTGGGGCAAGTGGGGGCAGAGCTTCACCGAGTACGGCTCGGCCGCCGCACGGGCGGCGCTCGCCGACGCGGGGGTCGACTGGCGGGACGTCGACTCGGTCGTCGGTGCGGACACCGTGCGCGGCGGATATCCCGGGTACGTGGCGGGGGCGACGTTCGCCAAGGCGCTGGGCTGGCAGGGCGCCCGGGTGACCAGTGTGTACGCGGCGTGCGCGTCGGGGGCGCAGGCGATCGCCGTCGCACGCGCGCAGATCCTCGCCGGGCTCGCGGAGGTGGTGCTCGTCGTGGGCGCGGACTCGGCACCGAAGGGGTTCTTCCGGCCGGCCGGCGGGGACCGCGCCGACGATCCGGACTGGCTGCGGTTCCGCGTCCTGGGGGCGACGAACCCGACGTACTTCGGGCTGTACGCGCGTCGGCGGATGGCCGTGCACGGCGACACCCTGGAGGACTTCGCGCAGGTGAAGGTGAAGAACGCCGCGCTGGGTGCCCTGAACCCGAACGCGCGCTACCGCAAACGGGTCACCGCCGACGAGGTCGCCGCGTCGGCGGTGGTCGCCGATCCGCTTCGGCTGCTCGACATCTGCGCCACCTCCGACGGCGGGGCCGCACTGGTGCTGACCGGTATGGAGTTCGCGCGCCGGCACGGGGTGGCGGAGCCGGTGCGGATCCGGGCGGTGTCCACGGTGACACCGCGGTACCCCACCACGGTGCTGGACCTGCCGGACATCGCCACGGACTCGGCGACGGCGGTGGAGCCGACGGACGGGACATTCCGGGCGTCGATCGCACGGGCCGCCTACGAGGAGGCGGGCATCGGCCCCGAGGACCTCTCCCTGGCCGAGGTCTACGACCTGTCCACGGCCCTGGAGCTGCAGTGGTACGAGGATCTGGGACTGTGCGGTGAGGGTGAGGCGGCGAAGCTGCTGCGGGAGGGCGCGACGGCCCTGGGCGGGCGCATACCCGTCAACACCAGTGGCGGCCTCGGCTCCTTCGGGGAGGCCGTCCCCGCGCAGGCCATCGCCCAGGTGTGCGAGCTGACCTGGCAGCTGCGGGGCGACTCCGGTGACCGGCAGGTCGTGGGAGCACGCGTGGGCATCACGGCCAACCAGGGCCTGTTCGGCCACGGTTCCTCCGTGATCGCGGTGCGGTGA
- a CDS encoding DUF742 domain-containing protein, translated as MSGDGQPRSHWFDDEAGPVVRPYAMTRGRTSHAAQHRLDLIAVVITEAHADDPEADHTLSPEHVVIVELCRDAPQSVAELAAELNLPIGVVRVLIGDLVDEEMVHVTRPVPPAELVDENILRDVINGLRAL; from the coding sequence ATGAGCGGAGACGGCCAACCCAGAAGCCACTGGTTCGACGACGAGGCGGGACCGGTCGTTCGTCCGTACGCCATGACGCGAGGCCGCACCAGCCATGCGGCCCAGCACCGCCTCGACCTGATCGCGGTGGTGATCACGGAGGCGCACGCGGACGACCCCGAAGCGGATCACACGCTGTCCCCGGAACACGTGGTCATCGTCGAACTCTGTCGTGACGCTCCCCAGTCGGTCGCCGAACTCGCCGCCGAACTCAATCTCCCCATCGGTGTGGTGCGGGTCCTCATCGGGGACCTCGTGGACGAGGAAATGGTCCATGTGACGCGCCCCGTACCCCCCGCCGAGCTGGTGGACGAGAATATTCTGCGCGACGTCATCAACGGCCTCCGGGCGCTCTGA
- a CDS encoding Zn-ribbon domain-containing OB-fold protein: MARIRTPVVPGWFTEDGDGFRLLGTRCSACASVFFPREDVHCRNPGCRGGELAEVPLSGRGRVWSYTDSQYRPPSPYVTNPELPWEPYTLIAVELESERMVVLGQAVPGVTVADLTVGMEVEVVPGVLHEDAETTWTTWHWRPTGAVK, encoded by the coding sequence GTGGCACGCATCCGCACACCTGTTGTCCCCGGGTGGTTCACGGAGGACGGGGACGGCTTCCGCCTCCTCGGCACCCGCTGCTCGGCCTGCGCCTCGGTCTTCTTCCCCCGCGAGGACGTCCACTGCCGCAACCCGGGGTGCCGGGGCGGCGAGCTGGCGGAGGTGCCGCTGTCCGGGCGCGGGCGCGTCTGGTCGTACACCGACAGCCAGTACCGGCCTCCGTCACCCTATGTGACGAATCCGGAACTTCCGTGGGAGCCGTACACGTTGATCGCTGTGGAGCTGGAGTCCGAGCGGATGGTGGTACTGGGACAAGCGGTTCCCGGGGTCACCGTCGCCGATCTGACGGTGGGCATGGAGGTGGAGGTCGTCCCGGGAGTGCTGCACGAGGACGCGGAGACGACCTGGACGACCTGGCACTGGCGGCCGACGGGGGCGGTGAAATGA
- the glpK gene encoding glycerol kinase GlpK — translation MTDKFVAAIDQGTTSSRCIVFNQDGAIVAVDQREHRQIFPKPGWVEHDATEIWSKVQAVVAGALAKAGLRADQLSALGITNQRETTVLWDRATGKPVHNAIVWQDTRTAALCHELGGTDGQDRFREQTGLPLASYFSGPKAAWLLDNVPGLRARAERGEIAFGTIDSWLIWNLTGGTDGGRHVTDVTNAGRTMLMDLETLQWDASILAAMNVPEKILPEIRSSSEVYGTAVGQLAGVPVASALGDQQAAVFGQACYDVGTAKNTYGTGSFLLLNTGNRPVPSKNGLLTTMGYKIGGEAPVYCLEGSIAITGALVQWFRDQLGIIRTADEIETLAASVDDNGGAYIVPAFSGLFAPYWRSDARGVVTGLTRYVTKGHLARAVLEATSWQTREVVDAMFQDSGVSITTLKVDGGMTKNNLLMQHQADVLGVPVIRPKVSETTCLGAAYAAGLATGVWNDLDELKTHWQKDVEWTPAMEASVRDREYHNWRKAVEKSFGWEEDGRD, via the coding sequence ATGACGGACAAGTTCGTCGCCGCGATCGACCAGGGCACCACGTCAAGTCGCTGCATCGTCTTCAACCAGGACGGCGCGATCGTCGCCGTCGACCAGCGCGAGCACCGCCAGATCTTCCCCAAGCCCGGGTGGGTGGAACACGACGCCACCGAGATCTGGTCGAAGGTCCAGGCAGTGGTCGCGGGCGCGCTCGCCAAGGCCGGGCTGCGCGCCGACCAGCTCAGCGCGCTCGGCATCACCAACCAGCGCGAGACGACGGTCCTGTGGGACCGCGCCACGGGCAAGCCGGTCCACAACGCGATCGTCTGGCAGGACACGCGTACGGCGGCGCTCTGCCACGAACTCGGCGGCACCGACGGGCAGGACCGTTTCCGCGAGCAGACCGGGCTGCCCCTGGCCAGCTACTTCTCCGGCCCCAAGGCGGCCTGGCTGCTGGACAACGTGCCGGGGCTGCGGGCCCGCGCCGAGCGCGGTGAGATCGCCTTCGGCACCATCGACTCCTGGCTGATCTGGAACCTGACGGGCGGCACGGACGGCGGACGGCACGTCACCGACGTGACCAACGCCGGCCGGACCATGCTGATGGATCTGGAGACCCTCCAGTGGGACGCGTCCATCCTGGCCGCGATGAACGTCCCCGAGAAGATCCTCCCCGAGATCAGGTCCTCTTCCGAGGTGTACGGCACCGCGGTGGGCCAGCTCGCGGGCGTCCCCGTGGCCTCCGCGCTGGGCGACCAGCAGGCCGCGGTGTTCGGCCAGGCCTGCTACGACGTGGGGACGGCCAAGAACACCTACGGCACCGGCAGTTTCCTGCTGCTCAACACCGGCAACCGGCCCGTTCCCTCCAAGAACGGCTTGCTGACCACGATGGGTTACAAGATCGGCGGGGAGGCTCCCGTCTACTGCCTCGAAGGGTCCATCGCGATCACCGGGGCGCTGGTGCAGTGGTTCCGCGACCAACTCGGCATCATCCGTACAGCGGACGAGATCGAGACGCTCGCGGCGAGCGTCGACGACAACGGCGGCGCGTACATCGTGCCCGCGTTCTCCGGTCTGTTCGCGCCCTACTGGCGCTCGGACGCGCGCGGGGTGGTCACCGGCCTCACGAGGTACGTCACCAAGGGGCATCTGGCGCGCGCGGTGCTGGAGGCGACGAGCTGGCAGACGCGGGAGGTCGTGGACGCCATGTTCCAGGACTCCGGGGTGAGCATCACGACCCTGAAGGTGGACGGCGGCATGACGAAGAACAACCTGCTGATGCAGCACCAGGCGGACGTCCTCGGGGTGCCGGTCATCCGGCCGAAGGTCTCCGAGACGACCTGCCTGGGAGCGGCCTACGCGGCCGGCCTGGCGACCGGGGTGTGGAACGACCTCGACGAGCTGAAGACGCACTGGCAGAAGGACGTCGAGTGGACGCCTGCCATGGAGGCGTCGGTCCGCGACCGCGAGTACCACAACTGGCGCAAGGCCGTGGAGAAGAGCTTCGGCTGGGAGGAGGACGGCCGGGACTAG
- a CDS encoding acetoacetate--CoA ligase — MSTTNPTPLWQPDRERIARARITRFQAWAAEQHGAPADGGYAALHRWSVDRLDTFWQAVTEWFDVRFSTPYARVLGDRSMPGAQWFPGAKLNYAEHALRAADTRADEPALLYVDETHEPRPVTWAELRRQVGSLAAELRTLGVRPGDRVSGYLPNVPQAVVALLATAAVGGVWTSCAPDFGARSVLDRFQQVEPVVLFTVDGYRYGGKEHDRRDTVAELRRELPTLRAVVHIPLLGTEPPEGALEWSALTSADVTPAYEQVTFDHPLWVLYSSGTTGLPKAIVQSQGGILVEHLKQLGLHCDLGPEDRFFWYTSTGWMMWNFLVSGLLTGTTIVLYDGSPGYPDTGAQWRIAERTGATLFGTSAAYVMACLKAGVHPARDFDLSEVQCVATTGSPLPPDGFRWLHDEFAASGAGLWIASVSGGTDVCSCFAGAVPTLPVHIGELQAPGLGTDLQSWDPNGEPLVDEVGELVVTNPMPSMPVHFWNDPDGSRYHESYFDTYPGVWRHGDWITLTSRGSVIIHGRSDSTLNRQGVRMGSADIYEAVERLPEIKESLVIGVEQPDGGYWMPLFVHLAPGAVLDEALLNRIKQTIREQLSPRHVPDEVIEVPGVPHTLTGKRIEVPVKRLLQGSPLEKAVNPGSIDNLDLLNFYAELARKRA; from the coding sequence ATGTCCACCACCAACCCCACGCCCCTCTGGCAGCCCGACCGGGAACGCATCGCCCGGGCCAGGATCACCAGGTTCCAGGCGTGGGCGGCCGAGCAGCACGGAGCCCCCGCCGACGGCGGCTACGCAGCACTGCACAGGTGGTCCGTGGACCGGCTCGACACGTTCTGGCAAGCCGTCACCGAGTGGTTCGACGTGCGCTTCTCGACGCCCTACGCGCGCGTGCTCGGCGATCGTTCGATGCCCGGCGCGCAATGGTTCCCCGGAGCGAAGCTCAACTACGCCGAGCACGCCCTGCGCGCCGCGGACACCCGCGCGGACGAACCCGCCCTCCTGTATGTCGACGAGACCCACGAACCCCGCCCGGTGACCTGGGCCGAACTGCGCCGCCAGGTCGGCTCCCTCGCCGCCGAGCTGCGTACGCTCGGAGTGCGCCCGGGAGACCGCGTGAGCGGCTATCTCCCGAACGTTCCCCAAGCCGTGGTCGCTCTGCTCGCCACGGCCGCCGTGGGCGGCGTATGGACGTCCTGCGCCCCCGACTTCGGTGCCCGCAGCGTCCTCGACCGCTTCCAGCAGGTCGAACCGGTCGTGCTGTTCACCGTCGACGGCTACCGTTACGGCGGCAAGGAGCACGACCGCCGTGACACCGTCGCCGAACTCCGTCGAGAACTGCCCACCCTGCGCGCCGTCGTCCACATCCCGCTGCTGGGCACCGAGCCTCCCGAAGGCGCCCTGGAATGGTCCGCCCTCACGTCCGCGGATGTGACACCCGCCTACGAGCAGGTCACCTTCGACCACCCCCTGTGGGTGCTCTACTCCTCGGGCACGACCGGCCTCCCCAAGGCGATCGTCCAGTCCCAGGGCGGCATCCTCGTCGAGCACCTCAAACAACTCGGCCTGCACTGCGACCTGGGCCCGGAGGACCGCTTCTTCTGGTACACGTCCACCGGCTGGATGATGTGGAACTTCCTCGTCTCCGGCCTCCTCACGGGCACGACGATCGTCCTCTACGACGGCAGCCCCGGTTACCCCGACACCGGCGCCCAGTGGCGGATCGCCGAACGTACGGGAGCGACCCTTTTCGGCACCTCGGCGGCGTACGTCATGGCCTGCCTGAAGGCCGGAGTGCACCCGGCCCGGGACTTCGACCTGTCGGAGGTGCAGTGCGTCGCGACGACCGGATCACCGCTGCCTCCCGACGGATTCCGCTGGCTGCACGACGAGTTCGCGGCGAGCGGGGCCGGCCTGTGGATCGCCTCGGTCAGCGGCGGCACGGACGTGTGCTCCTGCTTCGCGGGGGCCGTACCGACCCTCCCCGTGCACATCGGCGAACTCCAGGCGCCCGGGCTGGGCACCGACCTCCAGTCCTGGGACCCGAACGGAGAGCCCCTCGTGGACGAGGTCGGCGAACTCGTGGTCACCAACCCGATGCCGTCCATGCCCGTCCACTTCTGGAACGATCCCGACGGCAGCCGGTACCACGAGAGTTACTTCGACACCTATCCCGGAGTGTGGCGCCACGGCGACTGGATCACCCTCACCTCGCGCGGCTCCGTGATCATCCACGGCCGCTCCGACTCCACGCTCAACCGGCAGGGCGTGCGCATGGGGTCGGCCGACATCTACGAAGCCGTCGAACGACTGCCCGAGATCAAGGAATCCCTCGTCATCGGCGTCGAACAACCCGACGGCGGTTACTGGATGCCGCTCTTCGTCCACCTCGCGCCCGGAGCCGTACTCGACGAGGCCCTCCTGAACCGCATCAAACAGACCATCCGCGAACAGCTCTCCCCGCGCCACGTCCCCGACGAGGTCATCGAGGTCCCCGGAGTTCCGCACACCCTCACCGGTAAGCGCATCGAGGTCCCGGTGAAGCGCCTTCTCCAGGGCAGCCCCCTGGAGAAGGCCGTCAACCCCGGCTCCATCGACAACCTGGACCTGCTGAACTTCTACGCCGAGCTGGCCCGCAAACGCGCCTGA
- a CDS encoding GTP-binding protein, producing the protein MIFGRSERGKPPVEPVTLKILVAGGFGAGKTTLVGAVSEIKPLRTEELLTEAGRPVDDIKGVEGKNTTTVAMDFGRITLREDLVLYLFGTPGQDRFWFLWDELATGALGAVVLADTRRLEDSFAAVDYFERRSIPFLVGVNCFDGAARYPSQSVRAALDLDPNVPLVLCDARDRESVKEVLIGVVQHAMAYAADRRASIPT; encoded by the coding sequence ATGATCTTCGGGCGTTCTGAGCGCGGCAAGCCCCCGGTCGAGCCCGTCACGCTCAAGATCCTCGTGGCCGGCGGATTCGGCGCGGGCAAGACGACCCTCGTCGGTGCGGTCAGCGAGATCAAACCCTTGCGCACCGAGGAGTTGCTCACCGAGGCGGGCCGCCCGGTCGACGACATCAAGGGGGTGGAGGGCAAGAACACCACCACCGTGGCCATGGACTTCGGCCGCATCACCCTCCGCGAGGACCTCGTGCTGTACCTCTTCGGGACGCCCGGACAGGACCGTTTCTGGTTCCTGTGGGACGAGCTCGCCACCGGCGCGCTGGGCGCGGTCGTCCTCGCCGACACCCGCCGCCTGGAGGACAGCTTCGCCGCGGTCGACTACTTCGAGCGGCGTTCCATACCCTTCCTGGTCGGCGTCAACTGCTTCGACGGAGCGGCCCGTTACCCCTCGCAGTCCGTACGGGCGGCACTCGACCTCGATCCCAACGTGCCGCTCGTGCTGTGCGACGCCCGCGACCGGGAGTCGGTCAAAGAGGTCCTCATCGGAGTCGTCCAGCACGCGATGGCGTACGCGGCCGACCGCCGCGCGAGCATCCCCACCTGA
- a CDS encoding NUDIX domain-containing protein, which translates to MSVNQLSTDNSAPGSHCSSCGAPYGAGVSDWPRTCPACGTVAYRNPLPVAVALQPVYDTKGTALVVITRTIAPARGGIALPGGYVDHREDWRQAVVRELREETGIEAASRDVRLVDALSSPDGHLLLFGTLPERPADQLPESAATDETDGWHLLRRPEELAFPLHTVAARAWFEGRY; encoded by the coding sequence GTGTCCGTAAACCAACTATCAACCGACAACTCCGCGCCGGGCTCCCACTGTTCGAGCTGCGGAGCGCCGTACGGAGCGGGCGTTTCCGACTGGCCCCGTACCTGCCCCGCCTGCGGCACCGTGGCCTACCGCAACCCGCTGCCCGTCGCGGTGGCACTCCAGCCCGTGTACGACACCAAGGGCACCGCCCTGGTCGTCATCACCCGAACCATCGCCCCCGCGCGCGGAGGCATCGCCCTGCCCGGCGGGTACGTCGACCACCGCGAGGACTGGCGGCAGGCCGTCGTCCGTGAACTCAGGGAGGAGACAGGCATCGAGGCCGCGAGCCGCGACGTCCGTCTCGTCGACGCGCTGAGCTCGCCCGACGGTCACCTGCTGCTCTTCGGAACCCTGCCCGAACGCCCCGCCGACCAACTGCCGGAGTCCGCAGCCACGGACGAGACCGACGGCTGGCACCTCCTGCGCAGGCCGGAGGAGCTCGCCTTCCCGCTGCACACGGTGGCTGCACGCGCGTGGTTCGAGGGCCGCTACTGA
- a CDS encoding glycoside hydrolase family 31 protein encodes MEGRDLVRSVKAVGSAGAAQGLRTVRAAWRRRRADAAGLPPRGTERARVPGPVLDVEPGPGGGVVRFARSELRVVVAVNGAVFWGWDGAGPEPSYALAGRCPEPDPRASLEPDTDGGWRVVAERVTVVVSRHGAVEVLTPGGVSLRRELPPRWWEPVGGGTSRWMQRSEVAADARFFGLGGRASGPRLRDGTYRLWNTDPGRAFGRGDDPLSITMPVQLVVADAATHLVFQDTTWDGTVTLREGEEGAGSGHDRAGTSELRMDGGPLRCWMMVGTPARVLHTWATLTGAPALPPSWALGHHHVRRGLGGEQEVRRIVAGYQEHDLPLDAVHLGIDHFDGHQVFTIDEEQFPKMAALAEDLRRDGIRLVSVVGPAVGAVPGNAVYDGGSAEDTFVRDASGRLVRGVAWPGESVFPDFTHASVRAWWGRMYEERLGQGFAGFWHDMDEPTSFTAFGESTLPRSARHVLEGPGGDHREAHNVYALCMAQAAYEGLSELAPKERPFVFSRSGWAGMQRYGGAWSGNVATGWPGLRASLSLVMGLGLCGVPYSGPDVGGVGGGPSPELYLRWFQLGAHLPLFRTHAGLRAGCREPWEFGADVLAHARVALVERRRMLPYFTTLAHLARLTGAPYVRPLWWGAPEERSLRDCEDAFLLGDCLLVAPVLDPGADRRAVQLPRGRWYDTVTEQAYEGPGQVLVDAPLSRIPVLARAGAVVPVRGDGGGLELEVWAPARGRTGGGLVVQDAGDGWEEPEIERYVTRWEGRRVVVERDGEDGVSEPVHPVRVRGLDGR; translated from the coding sequence ATGGAAGGTCGTGACCTGGTGCGTTCGGTGAAGGCGGTCGGTTCGGCGGGAGCGGCCCAGGGGCTGCGTACCGTACGGGCCGCCTGGCGCCGGAGGCGTGCCGACGCAGCCGGGCTGCCGCCGCGGGGTACCGAGCGCGCGCGGGTGCCCGGGCCCGTGCTGGACGTGGAGCCGGGGCCCGGTGGCGGTGTAGTCCGGTTCGCGAGGTCGGAGCTGCGGGTCGTCGTCGCCGTCAACGGGGCGGTCTTCTGGGGCTGGGACGGGGCCGGTCCCGAGCCGTCGTACGCACTCGCCGGCCGCTGTCCGGAGCCGGATCCCCGTGCCTCGCTGGAGCCGGACACGGACGGCGGCTGGCGGGTCGTGGCCGAGCGGGTGACGGTCGTGGTCTCGCGGCACGGTGCGGTGGAAGTGCTCACCCCCGGAGGGGTGAGCCTGCGACGGGAGCTGCCGCCTCGCTGGTGGGAGCCCGTGGGCGGCGGCACGAGCCGCTGGATGCAGCGCTCCGAGGTGGCCGCGGACGCGCGGTTCTTCGGGCTCGGGGGGCGCGCCTCGGGACCGCGGTTGCGCGATGGGACCTACCGCCTGTGGAACACGGACCCCGGTCGCGCCTTCGGCCGCGGCGACGATCCGCTGTCCATCACCATGCCGGTGCAGCTGGTGGTGGCCGATGCGGCGACCCACCTGGTTTTCCAGGACACCACCTGGGACGGCACGGTGACACTGCGGGAGGGTGAGGAGGGAGCGGGTTCGGGGCACGACCGGGCCGGAACGTCCGAGCTGCGGATGGACGGCGGGCCGCTGCGCTGCTGGATGATGGTGGGCACCCCCGCGCGCGTGCTGCACACGTGGGCCACGCTCACGGGCGCTCCCGCGCTGCCGCCTTCGTGGGCGCTGGGCCACCACCACGTGCGCCGGGGCCTCGGCGGGGAGCAGGAGGTGCGGCGGATCGTCGCGGGCTACCAGGAGCACGATCTGCCGCTCGACGCGGTCCATCTCGGGATCGACCACTTCGACGGGCACCAGGTGTTCACCATCGACGAGGAGCAGTTCCCGAAGATGGCGGCCCTCGCCGAGGATCTGCGGCGCGACGGCATACGGCTGGTGTCGGTCGTCGGCCCCGCGGTCGGGGCCGTGCCGGGCAACGCCGTGTACGACGGCGGGAGCGCCGAGGACACGTTCGTACGGGATGCGTCGGGGCGGCTCGTGCGAGGGGTCGCGTGGCCCGGGGAGTCCGTCTTCCCCGACTTCACGCACGCGTCCGTGCGTGCGTGGTGGGGCCGGATGTACGAGGAACGGCTCGGGCAGGGGTTCGCCGGCTTCTGGCACGACATGGACGAGCCCACGTCCTTCACCGCTTTCGGAGAGTCGACCCTGCCGCGTTCGGCCCGCCACGTGCTGGAGGGGCCCGGCGGCGACCACCGCGAGGCGCACAACGTGTACGCCCTGTGCATGGCCCAGGCCGCCTACGAGGGGCTGAGCGAACTGGCGCCGAAGGAGCGGCCGTTCGTGTTCTCCCGCTCCGGCTGGGCCGGTATGCAGCGCTACGGAGGGGCGTGGTCCGGGAACGTGGCGACAGGCTGGCCGGGGCTGCGGGCGTCCCTGTCGCTGGTGATGGGCCTCGGGCTGTGCGGGGTGCCCTACTCGGGCCCTGATGTGGGCGGCGTGGGCGGAGGCCCGTCGCCGGAGCTGTATCTGCGGTGGTTCCAACTGGGCGCCCATCTGCCGCTGTTCCGCACGCACGCGGGTCTGCGGGCGGGGTGCAGGGAGCCCTGGGAGTTCGGTGCGGATGTCCTGGCACACGCGCGCGTGGCGCTCGTCGAACGCCGGCGCATGCTGCCGTACTTCACGACGCTGGCGCATCTGGCGCGTCTCACGGGGGCGCCCTATGTGCGGCCGTTGTGGTGGGGGGCGCCCGAGGAACGTTCGCTGCGGGACTGCGAGGACGCCTTCCTGCTGGGTGACTGTCTGCTGGTGGCACCGGTGCTCGACCCGGGTGCGGACCGGCGTGCGGTGCAGCTGCCGCGCGGGCGCTGGTACGACACGGTGACGGAGCAGGCGTACGAGGGGCCCGGTCAGGTGCTGGTCGACGCTCCTTTGTCGCGGATTCCGGTTCTTGCCCGCGCGGGCGCCGTCGTGCCCGTGCGGGGCGACGGCGGCGGTCTTGAGCTGGAGGTGTGGGCGCCCGCCCGCGGACGTACCGGGGGCGGGCTGGTGGTGCAGGACGCGGGTGACGGGTGGGAGGAGCCGGAGATCGAGCGGTACGTCACTCGCTGGGAGGGGCGTCGGGTGGTCGTCGAGCGGGACGGGGAGGACGGCGTGAGCGAACCGGTCCACCCCGTGCGCGTACGAGGCCTCGACGGGCGCTGA
- a CDS encoding MIP/aquaporin family protein, with product MSNGDIFVGEIIGTAILILFGAGVVAAVVLNYSKAKDSGWIVITFGWGFGVLAGAYTAAPLSGGHLNPAVTIGIAIDTGEWDKVHVYIAGQMVGAFLGAILCWLVYFAQFQANAEEEIAQPTLGIFSTTPTIRNPVANLVTEIIATMALVLPILAFGLTKGLGESGTAILIVSFLVVGIGLSLGGPTGYAINPARDLGPRIAHALLPIPNKGTSDWSYAWIPVVGPLIGAALAGIVFNAAF from the coding sequence ATGAGCAATGGGGACATCTTTGTCGGCGAGATCATCGGTACAGCGATTCTGATCCTCTTCGGCGCCGGCGTGGTCGCCGCCGTCGTACTGAACTACTCGAAGGCCAAGGACTCCGGCTGGATCGTCATCACGTTCGGCTGGGGCTTCGGTGTGCTGGCCGGGGCGTACACCGCCGCACCGCTGTCCGGTGGGCATCTCAACCCCGCGGTGACGATAGGGATCGCCATCGACACCGGGGAGTGGGACAAGGTACACGTCTACATCGCCGGGCAGATGGTCGGCGCCTTCCTCGGCGCGATCCTGTGCTGGCTGGTCTACTTCGCCCAGTTCCAGGCCAACGCGGAGGAGGAGATCGCCCAGCCGACGCTCGGGATCTTCTCCACGACGCCCACGATCCGCAATCCCGTCGCGAACCTCGTCACCGAGATCATCGCGACCATGGCCCTGGTCCTGCCGATCCTGGCCTTCGGGCTGACCAAGGGGCTCGGCGAGTCCGGCACCGCGATCCTGATCGTCTCCTTCCTGGTGGTCGGCATCGGGCTGTCGCTCGGCGGTCCCACGGGATACGCCATCAACCCGGCCCGCGACCTGGGCCCGCGCATCGCCCACGCCCTGCTTCCGATCCCCAACAAGGGCACGTCCGACTGGAGTTACGCGTGGATCCCGGTGGTGGGGCCGCTGATCGGCGCCGCGCTGGCGGGGATCGTCTTCAACGCAGCCTTCTGA